The Streptomyces sp. NBC_01244 genome contains a region encoding:
- a CDS encoding ABC transporter substrate-binding protein, whose amino-acid sequence MNRKTMALTAAAGLLTPALTACGSTSGAGAGSGAIVVGTTDRFEAADYAPAPLDPAYAYDAGTWNILRQTVQTLMHTPRGGGKPVPEAATDCRFTDTGNESYRCILRPGLTFADGSPLTAQDVKFSLERVLAIKDENGPSSLLSTIDTVEAKGTDTVVFHLKTADATFPYKLSTPAAGIVSSKKYDAKKLRAGFAVDGSGPYTMKAEVKGNRLVRAVFSKNPHYKGDLKLQNDKAELRTFDDADAVVKALESGTVHMVSRTLSPAQVTELSTNPPKGIKLVPMPGLEIRYLGFNTDAPGVKDKAVRQALAAAVDRNALIAKVYGKSAQPLYSLVPTTLSGHVNSFFNKYGEANTAKAADLLKAAGIKTPVKLTLNYTNDHYGEATAAEFEALKSQLNSTQLFDITVQGTDWADFRPAQKKGDYAAYGLGWFPDYPDADNFLAPFLEQDNFLGTPYANTTVRTKLIPESRRAVDRGVAGPAIAEMQDIVAEDVPVLPLWQGKQYAAARDGITGVEWSVNAISDLQLWELGRGVSG is encoded by the coding sequence ATGAACCGCAAGACCATGGCGCTGACGGCAGCCGCCGGACTGCTCACCCCCGCGCTGACCGCCTGCGGCAGCACCAGCGGCGCAGGAGCGGGATCCGGAGCGATCGTCGTCGGCACCACCGACCGGTTCGAGGCGGCCGACTACGCCCCCGCCCCGCTCGACCCCGCCTACGCCTACGACGCCGGCACCTGGAACATCCTCCGCCAGACCGTCCAGACCCTCATGCACACCCCGCGCGGCGGCGGCAAGCCCGTCCCCGAAGCAGCCACCGACTGCCGCTTCACCGACACCGGCAACGAGAGCTACCGCTGCATCCTGCGCCCCGGCCTCACCTTCGCCGACGGCAGCCCCCTCACCGCCCAGGACGTCAAGTTCTCCCTCGAGCGCGTCCTCGCCATCAAGGACGAGAACGGCCCCTCCTCGCTGCTCTCCACCATCGACACCGTCGAAGCCAAGGGCACCGACACCGTCGTCTTCCACCTGAAGACCGCCGACGCCACCTTCCCGTACAAACTCTCCACCCCCGCCGCCGGCATCGTCAGCTCCAAGAAGTACGACGCCAAAAAGCTCCGCGCGGGCTTCGCCGTCGACGGCTCAGGCCCCTACACCATGAAGGCCGAAGTCAAGGGCAACCGCCTCGTCCGCGCCGTCTTCAGCAAGAACCCCCACTACAAGGGCGATCTGAAGCTCCAGAACGACAAGGCCGAACTGCGCACCTTCGACGACGCCGACGCCGTGGTCAAGGCCCTGGAAAGCGGCACCGTCCACATGGTCTCCCGCACCCTGTCGCCCGCCCAGGTCACCGAGCTCTCCACCAATCCCCCCAAGGGCATCAAGCTCGTCCCCATGCCCGGCCTGGAGATCCGCTACCTCGGCTTCAACACCGACGCCCCCGGAGTCAAGGACAAGGCCGTACGCCAGGCCCTCGCCGCCGCCGTCGACCGCAACGCCCTCATCGCCAAGGTCTACGGCAAGTCCGCGCAGCCCCTGTACTCCCTGGTCCCCACCACCCTCAGCGGCCACGTCAACTCCTTCTTCAACAAGTACGGCGAAGCCAACACCGCCAAGGCCGCCGACCTGCTGAAGGCCGCCGGAATCAAAACCCCGGTCAAACTGACCCTCAACTACACCAACGACCACTACGGCGAAGCCACCGCCGCCGAGTTCGAAGCCCTCAAGAGCCAGCTGAACTCCACCCAGCTCTTCGACATCACCGTCCAGGGCACCGACTGGGCCGACTTCAGGCCCGCCCAGAAGAAGGGCGACTACGCCGCCTACGGGCTCGGCTGGTTCCCCGACTACCCCGACGCCGACAACTTCCTCGCCCCCTTCCTGGAGCAGGACAACTTCCTGGGCACGCCGTACGCCAACACCACGGTGCGCACCAAGCTCATCCCCGAATCGCGCCGCGCCGTCGACCGGGGCGTCGCAGGCCCCGCGATCGCGGAGATGCAGGACATCGTCGCCGAGGACGTACCCGTCCTGCCCCTGTGGCAGGGCAAGCAGTACGCCGCCGCACGCGACGGGATCACCGGAGTGGAGTGGTCGGTCAACGCCATCTCCGACCTCCAGCTGTGGGAACTCGGCCGCGGCGTCAGCGGCTGA
- a CDS encoding response regulator translates to MAIRVLLVDDQPLLRTGFRMILEAEQDVAVVGEAGDGLQALDQVRALQPDVVLMDIRMPRMDGVEATRQITGPGRDGPAKVLVLTTFDLDEYVVEALRAGASGFLLKDAPAAELVQAIRVVAGGEAMLAPSITRRLLDKYAGHLPSGEDSVPDMIASLTEREVEVLKLVARGLSNAEIAADLFVSETTVKTHVGHVLTKLGLRDRVQAAVYAYESGLVRPGAGQ, encoded by the coding sequence GTGGCGATCCGCGTACTGCTGGTCGACGATCAGCCGCTGCTGCGTACCGGTTTCCGGATGATCCTGGAGGCCGAGCAGGATGTGGCGGTGGTCGGTGAGGCCGGGGACGGTCTGCAGGCGTTGGACCAGGTTCGGGCGTTGCAGCCCGATGTGGTGCTGATGGACATCCGGATGCCGCGGATGGACGGTGTGGAGGCGACGCGGCAGATCACGGGTCCGGGGCGGGACGGTCCGGCGAAGGTGCTGGTGCTGACGACGTTCGATCTGGACGAGTACGTGGTGGAGGCGCTGCGGGCGGGGGCCAGTGGGTTCTTGCTGAAGGATGCGCCGGCGGCGGAGCTGGTGCAGGCGATCCGGGTGGTGGCGGGTGGCGAGGCGATGCTGGCGCCGAGCATCACGCGGCGGTTGCTGGACAAGTACGCGGGGCATCTGCCGTCGGGTGAGGACAGTGTTCCGGACATGATCGCTTCGTTGACGGAGCGTGAGGTCGAGGTGTTGAAGCTGGTGGCCCGCGGGTTGTCGAACGCGGAGATCGCGGCGGATCTGTTCGTGAGCGAGACGACGGTGAAGACGCATGTGGGGCATGTGCTGACGAAGCTGGGTCTGCGGGACCGGGTGCAGGCGGCGGTGTACGCGTACGAGAGCGGTCTGGTGCGTCCGGGGGCCGGTCAGTAG
- a CDS encoding HAD family hydrolase: protein MTSTVPAPVARTADGHALQAVLLDMDGTLVDTEGFWWEIEVGVFGELGHRLDESWRDIVVGGPMTRSAGFLIESTGADIGLAELTVLLNERFEARIADAVPLMPGAERLLSELARHNVPTALVSASHRRVIDQVLLTLGRDRFTMTVAGDEVPRTKPHPDPYLLAAHALGAHPSRCAVIEDTATGVAAAEAAGCRVVAIPSVGRIAPAPGRTIVGSLEDVDLPFLRSLITPLN, encoded by the coding sequence ATGACGAGCACAGTCCCCGCCCCCGTCGCCCGTACGGCCGACGGACACGCCCTGCAGGCGGTGCTGCTCGACATGGACGGCACCCTCGTCGACACCGAGGGATTCTGGTGGGAGATCGAAGTCGGCGTCTTCGGCGAACTCGGCCACCGCCTCGACGAATCCTGGCGGGACATCGTCGTCGGCGGCCCCATGACCCGCAGCGCCGGCTTCCTCATCGAATCCACCGGCGCCGACATCGGCCTCGCCGAACTCACCGTCCTGCTCAACGAGCGCTTCGAAGCCCGCATCGCCGACGCCGTCCCCCTCATGCCCGGCGCCGAACGCCTCCTGAGCGAACTGGCCCGCCACAACGTCCCCACCGCCCTGGTCTCCGCCTCCCACCGGCGCGTCATCGACCAGGTCCTCCTCACCCTCGGCCGCGACCGCTTCACCATGACCGTCGCAGGCGACGAGGTCCCGCGCACCAAACCACACCCCGACCCCTACCTCCTCGCCGCCCACGCCCTCGGCGCCCACCCCTCCCGCTGCGCCGTCATCGAGGACACCGCCACCGGCGTCGCCGCCGCCGAAGCCGCCGGATGCAGGGTCGTCGCCATCCCCTCCGTGGGCCGGATCGCGCCCGCCCCCGGCCGCACCATCGTCGGCTCCCTCGAAGACGTCGACCTGCCCTTCCTGCGCTCCCTCATCACTCCGCTGAACTGA
- a CDS encoding site-2 protease family protein, with amino-acid sequence MGRPFGVPVYVSPSWFLVAALITWVFGDQLDRILPDLGTLRYLVALFFAVAFYASVLVHELAHTIAALRFKLPVRRIQLQFFGGVSEIEKESETPGREFVLAFVGPLLSLLLAGAFYLGMKTVEPASVPGVLLAGLMISNLLVAAFNLLPGLPLDGGRMLRAVIWGITGKPMTGTIAAAWAGRALAVAVLLGLPLLNYTGTLGNRTDDIGGMDTVMDALLAAILAGIIWTGAGNSLRVARLREHLPELHARKLTRRAIPVENATPLSEALRRANEAGARALVIVDGLGDPTGIVRESAIASVPEHRRPWVTAGTLAQDLTDGMKVSADLTGEELLDHLRTTPATEYLVLQPDGAIYGVLSTLDVEKAFVKAMARPQS; translated from the coding sequence ATGGGCCGCCCCTTCGGCGTGCCCGTCTACGTCTCGCCCAGCTGGTTCCTCGTCGCCGCCCTCATCACCTGGGTCTTCGGCGACCAGCTCGACCGCATCCTCCCCGACCTCGGCACCCTGCGCTACCTCGTGGCCCTCTTCTTCGCCGTCGCCTTCTACGCCTCGGTCCTCGTCCACGAACTCGCCCACACCATCGCCGCCCTCCGCTTCAAACTCCCCGTACGCCGCATCCAGCTCCAGTTCTTCGGCGGCGTCTCCGAGATCGAGAAGGAATCCGAAACCCCCGGCCGCGAATTCGTCCTCGCCTTCGTCGGCCCCCTCCTCTCCCTCCTCCTCGCCGGCGCCTTCTACCTCGGCATGAAGACCGTCGAACCCGCCAGCGTCCCCGGCGTCCTCCTCGCCGGCCTCATGATCTCCAACCTCCTCGTCGCCGCCTTCAACCTCCTCCCCGGCCTCCCCCTCGACGGCGGCCGCATGCTCCGCGCCGTCATCTGGGGCATCACCGGCAAACCCATGACCGGCACCATCGCCGCCGCCTGGGCCGGCCGCGCCCTCGCCGTCGCCGTCCTCCTCGGCCTGCCCCTCCTGAACTACACCGGGACCCTCGGCAACCGCACCGACGACATCGGCGGCATGGACACCGTCATGGACGCCCTCCTCGCCGCCATCCTCGCCGGCATCATCTGGACCGGCGCCGGCAACAGCCTCCGCGTCGCCCGCCTCCGCGAGCACCTCCCGGAACTCCACGCCCGCAAACTCACCCGCCGCGCCATCCCCGTCGAGAACGCCACCCCCCTCTCCGAAGCCCTCCGCCGCGCCAACGAAGCCGGCGCCCGCGCCCTCGTCATCGTCGACGGACTCGGAGACCCCACCGGCATCGTCCGCGAGAGCGCCATCGCCTCCGTCCCCGAACACCGCCGCCCCTGGGTCACGGCCGGCACCCTCGCCCAAGACCTCACCGACGGCATGAAGGTTTCAGCAGACCTCACCGGCGAAGAACTCCTCGACCACCTCCGCACCACCCCCGCCACCGAATACCTCGTCCTCCAGCCCGACGGCGCGATCTACGGAGTCCTCTCCACCCTCGACGTCGAAAAGGCCTTCGTGAAGGCCATGGCGCGGCCCCAGTCCTGA
- the metH gene encoding methionine synthase — protein MASLPNPPADTQTRADALRRALATRVVVADGAMGTMLQAQDPTLEDFEQLEGCNEVLNVTRPDIVANVHREYFEAGVDCVETNTFGTNYAALAEYDIADRNHELSVAGARIAREIADEFTASTGQQRWVLGSMGPGTKLPTLGHIDYGTIRDAYQINAEGLITGGADALLVETTQDLLQTKSSIVGARRAMEALGVSVPLICSVTVETTGTMLLGSEIGAALTALEPLGIDMIGLNCATGPAEMSEHLRYLARNSRIPLSCMPNAGLPVLGKNGAHYPLSASELADAQETFVREYGLSLVGGCCGTTPEHLRQVVERVRGLNPAVRDPRPEPGASSLYQTVPFRQDISYMAIGERTNANGSKKFREAMLEARWDDCVEMVRDQIREGAHMLDLCVDYVGRDGVADMKELAGRFATASTLPIVLDSTEVPVLRAGLEKLGGRAVINSVNYEDGDGPESRFAKVTRLAQEHGAALIALTIDEEGQARTVEHKVAIAERLIDDLTGNWGILESDILIDTLTFTICTGQEESRKDGIATIESIRELKRRHPDVQTTLGLSNISFGLNPAARVLLNSVFLDECVKAGLDSAIVHASKILPIARFDEEQVTTALDLIYDRRAEGYDPLQKLMALFEGVNTKSMKAGRAEELLALPLDERLQRRIIDGEKNGLDADLDEALQTRPALDIVNDTLLEGMKVVGELFGSGQMQLPFVLQSAEVMKTAVAHLEPHMEKSDDEGKGTIVLATVRGDVHDIGKNLVDIILTNNGYNVVNIGIKQPVSAILEAAQEHKADVIGMSGLLVKSTVIMKENLEELNQRKLAADYPVILGGAALTRAYVEQDLHEIYEGEVRYARDAFEGLRLMDALIAVKRGVPGASLPELKQRRVAKRATPALVEETEEPGGRSDTSTDNPVPTPPFWGTRVVKGIPLKDYASWLDEGALFKGQWGLKQARAGGATYEELVESEGRPRLRGLLDKLHTENLLEAAVVYGYFPCVSKGEDLIILDDAGNERTRFTFPRQRRGRRLCLADFFRPEESGETDVVGLQVVTVGSRIGEATAKLFESDSYRDYLELHGLSVQLAEAMAEYWHARVRAELGFGGEDPAKVEDMFDLKYRGARFSLGYGACPDLEDRAKIADLLQPERIGVHLSEEFQLHPEQSTDAIVIHHPEAKYFNAR, from the coding sequence ATGGCCTCGTTGCCGAACCCGCCCGCAGACACCCAGACCCGGGCCGATGCCCTCCGCCGGGCACTGGCGACCCGCGTGGTCGTCGCCGACGGAGCCATGGGAACCATGCTCCAGGCCCAGGACCCCACCCTGGAAGACTTCGAACAGCTCGAAGGCTGCAACGAGGTCCTCAACGTCACCCGCCCCGACATCGTGGCCAACGTGCACCGCGAGTACTTCGAGGCCGGCGTGGACTGCGTCGAGACCAACACCTTCGGCACCAACTACGCCGCACTCGCCGAGTACGACATCGCGGACCGCAACCACGAGCTGTCGGTCGCCGGCGCCCGCATCGCCCGCGAGATCGCCGACGAGTTCACCGCCTCCACCGGGCAGCAGCGCTGGGTCCTCGGCTCGATGGGCCCCGGCACCAAGCTCCCCACCCTGGGCCACATCGACTACGGAACCATCCGCGACGCCTACCAGATCAACGCCGAAGGCCTGATCACCGGCGGCGCCGACGCGCTCCTCGTGGAAACCACCCAGGACCTGCTGCAGACCAAGTCCTCCATCGTCGGCGCCCGCCGCGCCATGGAGGCCCTCGGCGTGTCCGTCCCGCTGATCTGCTCCGTCACCGTGGAGACCACCGGCACGATGCTGCTCGGCTCGGAGATCGGCGCCGCGCTCACCGCGCTGGAGCCCCTGGGCATCGACATGATCGGCCTGAACTGCGCCACCGGCCCCGCCGAGATGAGCGAGCACCTGCGCTACCTCGCGCGCAACTCCCGCATCCCGCTCTCCTGCATGCCCAACGCGGGCCTGCCCGTCCTCGGCAAGAACGGCGCCCACTACCCGCTGTCCGCGAGCGAGCTCGCCGACGCCCAGGAAACCTTCGTCCGCGAGTACGGACTCTCCCTCGTCGGCGGCTGCTGCGGCACCACCCCCGAGCACCTGCGCCAGGTCGTCGAGCGCGTCCGCGGACTGAACCCGGCCGTCCGGGACCCGCGCCCCGAGCCCGGCGCGTCCTCCCTCTACCAGACCGTCCCCTTCCGCCAGGACATCTCGTACATGGCGATCGGCGAGCGCACCAACGCGAACGGATCGAAGAAGTTCCGCGAGGCCATGCTCGAAGCCCGCTGGGACGACTGCGTGGAGATGGTCCGCGACCAGATCCGCGAGGGCGCGCACATGCTCGACCTGTGCGTGGACTACGTCGGCCGCGACGGCGTCGCCGACATGAAGGAGCTGGCCGGACGCTTCGCGACCGCCTCCACCCTGCCCATCGTCCTGGACTCCACCGAGGTCCCCGTCCTGCGGGCCGGCCTGGAGAAGCTCGGCGGACGCGCCGTCATCAACTCCGTGAACTACGAGGACGGCGACGGCCCCGAGTCCCGCTTCGCGAAGGTCACCCGCCTCGCCCAGGAACACGGCGCCGCGCTCATCGCACTGACCATCGACGAGGAGGGCCAGGCCCGCACCGTCGAGCACAAGGTCGCCATCGCCGAGCGCCTCATCGACGACCTCACCGGGAACTGGGGCATCCTCGAGTCGGACATCCTCATCGACACCCTGACCTTCACGATCTGCACCGGCCAGGAAGAGTCCCGCAAGGACGGCATCGCCACGATCGAGTCGATCCGCGAACTCAAGCGCCGCCACCCCGACGTCCAGACCACCCTGGGCCTGTCCAACATCTCCTTCGGCCTCAACCCGGCCGCCCGCGTCCTGCTGAACTCCGTCTTCCTCGACGAGTGCGTCAAGGCCGGCCTCGACTCCGCGATCGTCCACGCCTCCAAGATCCTGCCGATCGCACGCTTCGACGAGGAGCAGGTGACCACCGCCCTCGACCTGATCTACGACCGGCGCGCCGAGGGCTACGACCCGCTGCAGAAGCTGATGGCCCTCTTCGAGGGCGTCAACACCAAGTCGATGAAGGCCGGCCGCGCCGAGGAGCTCCTCGCCCTGCCGCTGGACGAGCGCCTCCAGCGCCGCATCATCGACGGCGAGAAGAACGGCCTGGACGCCGACCTCGACGAGGCCCTCCAGACCCGCCCGGCCCTCGACATCGTCAACGACACCCTCCTGGAGGGCATGAAGGTCGTCGGCGAACTCTTCGGCTCCGGCCAGATGCAGCTCCCCTTCGTGCTCCAGTCCGCCGAGGTCATGAAGACCGCGGTGGCCCACCTGGAACCGCACATGGAGAAGAGCGACGACGAGGGCAAGGGCACCATCGTCCTGGCCACCGTCCGCGGCGACGTCCACGACATCGGCAAGAACCTCGTCGACATCATCCTCACCAACAACGGCTACAACGTCGTCAACATCGGCATCAAGCAGCCGGTCTCCGCGATCCTCGAAGCCGCACAGGAGCACAAGGCCGACGTCATCGGCATGTCCGGCCTGCTGGTGAAGTCCACGGTGATCATGAAGGAGAACCTGGAGGAGCTCAACCAGCGCAAGCTGGCAGCCGACTACCCGGTCATCCTCGGCGGCGCCGCCCTCACCCGCGCCTACGTCGAACAGGACCTCCACGAAATCTACGAGGGCGAAGTCCGCTACGCCCGCGACGCCTTCGAGGGCCTGCGCCTGATGGACGCCCTCATCGCCGTCAAGCGCGGAGTCCCCGGCGCCTCCCTCCCCGAACTCAAGCAGCGCCGCGTCGCCAAGCGCGCCACCCCTGCCCTCGTCGAGGAGACCGAAGAGCCCGGCGGCCGCTCCGACACCTCCACCGACAACCCCGTGCCCACCCCGCCCTTCTGGGGCACCCGCGTCGTCAAGGGCATCCCGCTCAAGGACTACGCCTCCTGGCTCGACGAAGGCGCCCTCTTCAAGGGCCAGTGGGGCCTCAAGCAGGCCCGCGCCGGCGGAGCCACCTACGAGGAACTCGTCGAGAGCGAGGGCCGCCCGCGCCTGCGCGGCCTCCTCGACAAGCTGCACACCGAGAACCTCCTCGAAGCAGCCGTCGTCTACGGATACTTCCCCTGCGTCTCCAAGGGCGAGGACCTGATCATCCTCGACGACGCCGGCAACGAGCGCACCCGCTTCACCTTCCCGCGCCAGCGCCGCGGCCGCCGCCTGTGCCTCGCCGACTTCTTCCGCCCCGAAGAATCAGGCGAAACCGACGTCGTCGGCCTCCAGGTCGTCACCGTCGGCTCCAGGATCGGCGAAGCGACCGCCAAGCTGTTCGAGTCCGACTCCTACCGCGACTACCTCGAGCTCCACGGCCTCTCCGTCCAGCTCGCCGAGGCCATGGCCGAGTACTGGCACGCCCGCGTCCGCGCCGAGCTCGGCTTCGGCGGCGAGGACCCCGCCAAGGTCGAGGACATGTTCGACCTGAAGTACCGCGGCGCCCGCTTCTCCCTCGGCTACGGCGCCTGCCCCGACCTGGAGGACCGCGCCAAGATCGCCGACCTCCTCCAGCCCGAGCGCATCGGCGTCCACCTCTCCGAGGAATTCCAGCTCCACCCCGAGCAGTCCACCGACGCCATCGTCATCCACCACCCCGAAGCGAAGTACTTCAACGCACGCTGA
- a CDS encoding ABC transporter substrate-binding protein: MKTRNQWLAAPLGAATAAALLSGCGATDGSTAGSSKGVVMGISDKVKATDPASGYDPGSWLLFNNVFQSLLSFPKGGTTPEPDAAQSCGFEAGASKTYVCTLRGGLKFSNGNSLTAKDVKYSFERTLKINDENGPAVMLASIGSIDTPDDKTVVFHLKTPDATFPSKIASGAGSIVDHTEYPADKLRTDGKAFGSGVYKLDSINDKSAAFSVNDTYSGKAKPKNSGVTMKFFNEDQAALKKVLESGDVDFAFRGLAAKDIAGLASQTGEQKVEVVQGAGAEVEHLVFNTNDPVAGKLPVRKAIAYLVDREALVREVYEGTATPLYSIVPAGIASHTTAFFDRYGGTPQPEKAKAALRAAGIKDKVKLTLYSTPSRYGPSTDEEFRLIAKQLNDSGLFEADVKSVEYEQYEKDILAGKYGVYVKGWVPDYPDADNFTQPFFGPDNVLHNNYDNKEITGTIIPSTSAKSDRGSASNDYARLQDIVADEIPLLPLWQGKQYAVTRPNVTGLQWSLDASTVFRFWEISKG, translated from the coding sequence GTGAAGACACGCAACCAGTGGTTGGCCGCCCCGCTCGGAGCAGCCACCGCCGCCGCGCTGCTCAGCGGTTGCGGTGCGACGGACGGCTCCACCGCCGGCAGCTCCAAGGGCGTCGTCATGGGCATATCCGACAAGGTGAAGGCCACCGACCCCGCCTCGGGCTACGACCCGGGCTCCTGGCTGCTCTTCAACAACGTCTTCCAGTCCCTGCTCAGCTTCCCCAAGGGCGGCACCACCCCCGAACCCGACGCCGCACAGTCCTGCGGGTTCGAGGCCGGCGCGAGCAAGACCTACGTGTGCACCCTGCGCGGCGGCCTGAAGTTCAGCAACGGCAACAGCCTCACCGCCAAGGACGTCAAGTACTCCTTCGAGCGCACCCTCAAGATCAACGACGAGAACGGCCCCGCCGTCATGCTCGCGTCGATCGGCTCCATCGACACCCCCGACGACAAGACCGTGGTCTTCCACCTCAAGACCCCCGACGCGACCTTCCCCAGCAAGATCGCATCCGGCGCCGGCTCCATCGTCGACCACACCGAGTACCCCGCGGACAAGCTCCGCACCGACGGCAAGGCCTTCGGCTCCGGCGTCTACAAGCTGGACTCGATCAACGACAAGAGCGCCGCCTTCTCCGTCAACGACACCTACAGCGGCAAGGCCAAGCCGAAGAACAGCGGCGTCACCATGAAGTTCTTCAACGAGGACCAGGCCGCCCTCAAGAAGGTCCTCGAAAGCGGAGACGTCGACTTCGCCTTCCGCGGCCTCGCCGCCAAGGACATCGCCGGCCTCGCCTCCCAGACCGGCGAACAGAAGGTCGAGGTCGTCCAGGGCGCCGGCGCCGAAGTCGAACACCTCGTCTTCAACACGAACGACCCCGTCGCCGGAAAGCTCCCCGTCCGCAAGGCCATCGCCTACCTCGTCGACCGGGAAGCCCTCGTACGCGAGGTCTACGAGGGCACCGCCACGCCGCTCTACTCCATCGTCCCGGCCGGCATCGCCTCCCACACCACCGCCTTCTTCGACCGCTACGGCGGCACCCCCCAGCCCGAGAAGGCCAAGGCCGCCCTCCGCGCCGCCGGCATCAAGGACAAGGTGAAGCTCACCCTGTACTCGACGCCCTCCCGCTACGGCCCCTCCACCGACGAGGAATTCCGGCTCATCGCCAAGCAGCTCAACGACAGCGGCCTCTTCGAAGCCGACGTCAAGTCCGTCGAGTACGAGCAGTACGAGAAGGACATCCTGGCCGGCAAGTACGGCGTCTACGTCAAGGGCTGGGTCCCCGACTACCCCGACGCCGACAACTTCACGCAGCCCTTCTTCGGCCCCGACAACGTGCTGCACAACAACTACGACAACAAGGAGATCACCGGGACGATCATCCCGTCGACCTCCGCGAAGTCCGACCGCGGCTCCGCCAGCAACGACTACGCCCGCCTCCAGGACATCGTCGCCGACGAGATCCCGCTCCTCCCGCTGTGGCAGGGCAAGCAGTACGCCGTCACCCGCCCCAACGTGACCGGCCTGCAGTGGTCCCTGGACGCCTCCACCGTCTTCCGCTTCTGGGAGATCAGCAAGGGCTGA
- a CDS encoding IclR family transcriptional regulator encodes MARNIQSLERAAAMLRLLAGGERRLGLSDVASSLGLAKGTAHGILRTLQAEGFVEQDPASGRYQLGAELLRLGNSYLDVHELRARALVWTDDLARASGESVYVGVLHKSGVLIMHHVFRPDDSRQVLEVGAMQPLHSTALGKVLSAYDPVAHTQVTEVEREAFTPRTVTDDAGFEEVLGLIRARGWASDIEETWDGIASVAAPIHDRRRMPVGAVAVAGAVERVCGESGEPRASLVASVRDCARSVSRDLGAGRF; translated from the coding sequence ATGGCACGGAACATCCAGTCGCTCGAACGAGCCGCTGCGATGCTGCGACTCCTGGCGGGCGGCGAGCGCCGGCTGGGGCTCTCGGACGTGGCCTCTTCCCTCGGCCTGGCCAAGGGAACGGCGCACGGGATCCTGCGCACGCTGCAGGCCGAGGGTTTCGTGGAGCAGGACCCGGCTTCGGGCCGCTACCAGCTCGGCGCGGAGCTGCTGCGCCTGGGCAACAGCTATCTGGACGTCCACGAGCTGCGGGCGCGCGCCCTGGTCTGGACGGACGATCTGGCCCGTGCGAGCGGGGAGAGCGTGTACGTGGGGGTGCTGCACAAGAGCGGGGTGCTGATCATGCACCACGTGTTCCGGCCCGACGACAGCCGTCAGGTGCTGGAGGTGGGCGCCATGCAGCCGCTGCATTCCACGGCCCTGGGCAAGGTGCTGTCCGCGTACGACCCGGTGGCGCACACGCAGGTCACGGAGGTGGAGCGGGAGGCGTTCACGCCCCGCACGGTCACCGACGACGCCGGCTTCGAGGAGGTCCTGGGTCTGATCCGGGCCCGGGGCTGGGCCAGTGACATCGAGGAGACCTGGGACGGGATCGCCTCGGTGGCGGCCCCCATCCACGACCGCCGCCGGATGCCGGTCGGCGCGGTGGCCGTCGCGGGGGCCGTGGAGCGGGTGTGCGGGGAGTCCGGGGAGCCGCGGGCGTCCCTGGTGGCGTCCGTACGGGACTGCGCGCGGTCGGTTTCGCGCGATCTCGGAGCGGGCCGGTTCTGA
- a CDS encoding RecB family exonuclease, protein MTTSPGSGPDDAVTSPVPAQAVAVAPSSLSPSRASDFMRCPLLYRFRVIDKLPEKPSAAATRGTLVHAVLERLFDHPAEERTAPRAKALIPGQWDRLLESKPELTELFPAGDEGAGLARWLTEAEALVDRWFTLEDPTRLEPVEREFFVETELESGLRLRGIIDRVDVAPTGEVRIVDYKTGKAPRPEYAEGALFQMKFYALVVWRLKRVVPRRLQLVYLGSGDVVTYDPVIEDLERMERKLLALWEAIREATETGDWRPRQSKLCGWCDHQAVCPEFGGTPPVYPLALPSAGRGES, encoded by the coding sequence ATGACGACGAGCCCCGGCAGCGGTCCGGACGATGCAGTGACCAGTCCCGTGCCCGCTCAGGCGGTGGCGGTGGCTCCTTCTTCGCTGTCGCCTTCGCGGGCGAGTGATTTCATGCGGTGTCCGTTGCTGTACCGGTTCCGGGTGATCGACAAGTTGCCGGAGAAGCCGAGTGCGGCGGCGACGCGGGGGACGTTGGTGCACGCGGTGCTGGAGCGTCTCTTCGATCATCCTGCGGAGGAGCGGACGGCGCCGCGGGCGAAGGCGTTGATCCCGGGGCAGTGGGACCGTCTGCTGGAGTCGAAGCCGGAGCTGACGGAGCTGTTCCCGGCGGGTGACGAGGGGGCGGGGCTGGCGCGCTGGCTGACGGAGGCCGAGGCGTTGGTGGACCGGTGGTTCACGTTGGAGGACCCGACGCGGCTGGAGCCGGTGGAGCGGGAGTTCTTCGTGGAGACGGAGCTGGAGTCGGGGCTTCGGCTGCGCGGGATCATCGACCGGGTGGATGTGGCGCCGACGGGTGAGGTGCGGATCGTCGATTACAAGACGGGGAAGGCGCCGCGGCCGGAGTATGCCGAGGGTGCGCTGTTCCAGATGAAGTTCTACGCGCTGGTGGTGTGGCGGTTGAAGCGGGTGGTGCCGCGGCGGCTGCAGCTGGTGTACCTGGGCAGTGGTGATGTGGTGACGTACGACCCGGTGATCGAGGATCTGGAGCGGATGGAGCGCAAGCTGCTGGCGCTGTGGGAGGCGATCCGGGAGGCGACGGAGACGGGTGACTGGCGGCCGCGGCAGTCGAAGCTGTGCGGCTGGTGTGATCATCAGGCGGTGTGTCCGGAGTTCGGTGGTACTCCCCCGGTGTATCCGCTGGCGCTGCCGTCCGCGGGCCGCGGCGAATCCTGA